Proteins from a single region of Phycisphaeraceae bacterium D3-23:
- a CDS encoding SpoIIE family protein phosphatase: protein MVGFAGLLTLDYQREVHDGLSTKQTALAEEAKILLPAVLALEHHGGQEVQRLVDDACRRMSEEESPGHHIAIRLGDRVYQAHSHGRGSEAMVAAMDRAADSESHTSQMGERSIVVGMENEQDATVYVSEFTDVIMREARQRLVKRFLSISAIGVLIAVLINYFLVRLVTRPAASLSQTVHRIAGGEVGLTAEQYGTREFSAVSSELSAMSTALAKADRQRQAQLALARRIQQKLLPDISSLDLIDVNYVHRQAEEVGGDFFDILPMGEGRFLMCLADTTGHGIPAAMSAAMLKVLIQTAAKSGETPERMLTRINRGFYEVTPDEVFATMALCVIDTSRQGLFYTSAGHESSYLLKPDGGMTVLESTGILLGVDQSANWSVSRYPFAPGDQLMLVTDGVTEAMSREGSLYGREALRQTALRSCGITGSGLVNAIMADVQTHLDGEVLTDDLTLVVVGIKPSKQATAERAPSHRPTEQPHGH, encoded by the coding sequence ATGGTTGGTTTCGCGGGGCTGCTGACGCTGGATTACCAACGCGAAGTCCACGACGGGCTGTCCACTAAGCAGACCGCATTGGCGGAGGAGGCGAAAATCCTGCTGCCCGCGGTCCTGGCCTTGGAACACCATGGGGGCCAGGAGGTCCAGCGGCTGGTCGATGACGCATGCCGACGCATGAGCGAGGAAGAATCTCCCGGCCACCATATTGCAATACGACTCGGCGACCGGGTCTACCAGGCCCACTCCCATGGGCGGGGTTCGGAAGCGATGGTCGCAGCGATGGACCGTGCCGCAGACTCCGAAAGCCATACCAGCCAGATGGGAGAGCGCAGCATCGTGGTAGGTATGGAAAACGAGCAAGACGCAACCGTCTATGTCTCAGAGTTCACCGACGTGATCATGCGGGAGGCGAGACAGCGGCTCGTCAAGCGGTTCTTGAGTATCTCTGCGATCGGCGTACTGATCGCGGTGCTGATCAACTACTTTCTGGTACGGCTAGTAACCCGCCCCGCAGCTTCTCTCTCCCAAACGGTACATCGGATTGCCGGGGGTGAAGTCGGTCTAACGGCGGAGCAATACGGAACTCGTGAGTTCAGTGCGGTATCGAGTGAGTTATCTGCAATGAGTACCGCACTCGCGAAAGCCGACCGGCAACGTCAGGCCCAGTTGGCACTGGCACGCAGGATTCAGCAGAAACTGCTTCCGGATATCTCTTCGCTTGACCTCATCGATGTTAACTATGTTCATCGCCAAGCCGAGGAGGTCGGTGGCGACTTCTTCGACATCCTTCCGATGGGTGAGGGCCGATTCCTCATGTGCCTGGCGGATACGACTGGGCACGGCATCCCCGCCGCGATGAGCGCGGCGATGCTGAAAGTGCTGATCCAGACCGCAGCCAAGAGCGGGGAAACGCCCGAGAGGATGCTGACGCGCATCAACCGCGGCTTCTATGAGGTCACGCCCGACGAGGTCTTTGCCACTATGGCTCTCTGTGTGATTGATACCAGTCGGCAAGGTCTCTTCTATACCAGTGCTGGACACGAATCCAGCTATCTGTTGAAGCCAGACGGCGGCATGACCGTTCTCGAATCGACAGGCATACTGCTTGGAGTCGATCAATCAGCGAACTGGTCAGTCAGTCGGTATCCGTTTGCTCCGGGTGATCAACTCATGCTTGTTACGGATGGTGTAACCGAGGCGATGAGCCGGGAGGGTTCCCTGTATGGGCGGGAGGCCTTGCGGCAAACGGCACTTCGTTCTTGCGGCATCACCGGCTCGGGGCTCGTCAATGCCATCATGGCCGACGTGCAAACCCATCTGGATGGCGAGGTGCTCACCGACGACCTCACCCTGGTCGTGGTTGGGATCAAGCCGAGTAAACAAGCAACAGCAGAACGGGCCCCCTCACATCGTCCAACGGAGCAGCCCCATGGCCACTGA